One Pseudochaenichthys georgianus chromosome 4, fPseGeo1.2, whole genome shotgun sequence DNA window includes the following coding sequences:
- the LOC139432882 gene encoding uncharacterized protein, translated as MDFDLEGFVGDPTRGKLDACSKQQLGLIAGRFDVVVNKQNKKQIIKGQLLAALIEQEVLSEEEVDVPMDDGTEVSQKVSDLQLQLELRKLMVREKESDNRLREKEIACNLELRKYEAELRLRELELTSHQTQQLGSAQPHDFDVGKYTRFIPVFNEKDVDSYFVLFERVATTFKWPGNMWTVMLQCVLAGKAQEVYTALSEEVSRDYEQVKAAILRAYELVPEAYRQKFRGLKRQDCQAYVEFAREKEVLFGRWCSSTGTKSLEDLKTLVLMEEFKYRLPYTVATYLNEQKPVKLFDAAVLADEYALTHKTVYSERTRAQAGFVDNNIRETPVFTKVPWQSSRPRVAEEKPGEVNSGSTDRPVCHYCKKRGHIVANCYVLRYENKHVKTVALMSTSKPGSLKSELKVFAPFLMKGMVSLPGKNNRVPVTILRDTAASQSFMMRGVLPLSKESAVGSGVLVRGFGMQCVGSPLHNIHLESDLVTGPVTVGVRPCFPIEGVDLVLGNDLAGGRVLVKPGVNTVAVTRAKSGVDVSDGDLSDSFTATELDGPIRDPPLCRQGGTTGTISPGAVRKSVAAGVVARSSAESDPPVTSEAPIAAETLVKVESHLAHLPDAQRADVLELIVRWSALCRTAPGDLIDTSGCIPPSKRRHWLWYGSIVCC; from the coding sequence ATGGATTTCGACTTGGAGGGGTTTGTGGGTGATCCGACTCGGGGGAAGTTGGATGCATGTAGCAAACAGCAGCTTGGTCTGATCGCAGGCAGATTTGACGTTGTAGTCAATAAACAGAACAAGAAACAAATCATTAAGGGACAGCTGTTGGCTGCGCTTATAGAGCAggaggtattgtcagaggaggaAGTAGACGTTCCCATGGACGACGGGACAGAGGTCTCTCAGAAAGTGAGCGACCTTCAACTTCAGCTAGAGCTGCGCAAGCTGATGGTTAGAGAGAAGGAGAGTGACAACAGACTGAGAGAGAAGGAGATCGCCTGTAATCTCGAATTGAGGAAGTATGAGGCGGAGTTACGTTTGAGGGAGCTGGAGCTGACGTCTCACCAGACTCAGCAGTTGGGGTCTGCGCAACCTCATGATTTTGACGTAGGCAAGTATACTCGGTTTATCCCAGTGTTTAATGAAAAAGACGTTGATAGCTATTTTGTCCTGTTTGAGCGTGTAGCAACAACGTTTAAATGGCCTGGGAACATGTGGACTGTTATGCTGCAGTGCGTTCTCGCGGGTAAAGCGCAGGAGGTGTATACTGCGTTATCTGAGGAGGTTAGCCGGGATTATGAACAGGTGAAAGCTGCAATTCTGCGCGCTTATGAGCTGGTGCCTGAGGCATACCGTCAAAAGTTTCGTGGTTTGAAAAGACAAGATTGTCAAGCGTATGTGGAATTCGCCCGTGAGAAAGAGGTTCTGTTTGGGCGATGGTGCTCATCGACGGGGACAAAGTCTCTAGAGGACCTAAAAACATTAGTGCTCATGGAAGAATTTAAATACCGTTTGCCTTACACAGTAGCCACATACCTCAATGAGCAAAAACCGGTGAAACTGTTTGATGCTGCGGTTTTGGCTGACGAATATGCGCTTACTCACAAGACTGTCTACAGTGAGAGGACTAGGGCACAGGCCGGGTTTGTGGACAATAATATCAGAGAAACCCCAGTCTTCACTAAAGTGCCATGGCAGTCCAGCAGGCCAAGAGTTGCTGAGGAAAAACCGGGAGAGGTGAATTCGGGATCTACGGATAGGCCAGTGTGTCATTACTGCAAGAAAAGAGGTCATATTGTTGCGAATTGCTATGTTTTGCGGTATGAAAATAAGCATGTAAAGACGGTCGCTTTGATGAGTACTTCAAAGCCAGGGTCTCTCAAATCAGAACTGAAAGTTTTTGCTCCGTTTCTCATGAAGGGAATGGTGTCTTTACCGGGGAAGAACAACAGGGTGCCTGTGACCATTTTGAGGGATACAGCAGCTTCGCAATCCTTTATGATGAGGGGTGTGTTGCCCCTCTCTAAGGAGTCTGCTGTGGGTTCGGGTGTTCTTGTGAGGGGGTTTGGTATGCAGTGTGTGGGTTCGCCATTGCATAATATTCATCTTGAGTCAGATCTAGTCACAGGTCCGGTAACTGTCggggttcggccatgttttcccaTTGAAGGGGTTGATTTGGTCTTGGGGAATGATTTAGCCGGTGGCAGAGTGCTCGTTAAACCGGGGGTGAATACGGTTGCAGTCACCCGCGCAAAGAGTGGAGTTGACGTTAGTGATGGTGATCTGTCTGACAGTTTTACGGCTACGGAGTTGGACGGACCGATCAGGGACCCGCCATTATGTCGTCAGGGTGGGACAACGGGTACGATAAGCCCCGGGGCTGTTCGTAAATCTGTCGCTGCCGGTGTGGTGGCGCGGTCCAGTGCTGAAAGTGACCCCCCTGTCACCTCGGAGGCCCCGATCGCTGCGGAGACTCTGGTGAAGGTTGAGTCTCATTTGGCACACTTGCCTGACGCGCAGCGGGCAGATGTACTGGAGCTGATCGTGAGGTGGAGCGCTCTGTGTCGTACCGCTCCGGGAGATTTGATCGACACCAGCGGGTGTATTCCACCATCGAAAAGGAGGCACTGGCTATGGTATGGTAGTATTGTGTGTTGTTAA